In the Salmo trutta chromosome 33, fSalTru1.1, whole genome shotgun sequence genome, one interval contains:
- the LOC115173016 gene encoding arginase-2, mitochondrial — MALRGSLCRLLRTQLNSTCQSRAHSVAVIGAPFSKGQKRRGVEHGPKAIRDAGLIERLSHLDYPVHDFGDLSFQHLEKDEPYMHIPFPRTVGRANKLLSEAISNAVGAGNTTIMLGGDHSLAIGSVEGHAKKCPDLCLIWVDAHADINTPFTSPSGNLHGQSVAFMLKELQNKMPELPGFSWVKPFLSAKDLVYIGLRDVDPGEYDILKELGVQYFTMRDIDRLGIQRVMEVTFDHLLSRKQRPIHLSFDIDAMDPSLAPATGTPVNGGLTYREGIWITEEIHNTGLLSVMDLVEVNPDLGASREAVESTASMAVDVIASALGQTREGGPITQDSQTLKEDTEQLRL, encoded by the exons atggctttgaGAGGGTCACTGTGTCGTCTTCTACGGACACAACTCAACAGTACCTGTCAGAGCAGAGCTCATTCTGTGGCTGTTATAGGAGCCCCATTCTCAAAAGGACAG AAAAGGAGAGGGGTGGAACATGGACCCAAAGCCATCAGAGATGCCGGTCTGATCGAGAGACTTTCACATCTGG ATTACCCAGTGCATGACTTTGGAGACCTGAGCTTCCAGCATCTGGAGAAGGACGAGCCCTACATGCACATCCCTTTCCCTCGCACTGTGGGCAGAGCTAACAAACTGCTGTCAGAGGCCATCAGCAACGCTGTGGGAGCCGGAAACACTACCATCATGCTTGGAGGAGACCACAG CCTGGCCATTGGTTCAGTGGAAGGCCACGCCAAGAAGTGTCCTGACCTGTGTCTGATCTGGGTCGATGCCCACGCCGACATAAACACGCCCTTCACCTCTCCCTCGGGCAACCTCCACGGACAGTCGGTGGCCTTCATGCTCAAAGAGCTGCAGAACAAG ATGCCAGAGCTCCCAGGCTTCTCCTGGGTGAAGCCCTTCCTGTCGGCTAAAGACCTGGTCTACATTGGCCTGCGAGACGTAGACCCGGGAGAGTA CGACATCCTGAAGGAATTGGGTGTCCAGTACTTCACAATGAGAGACATCGACAGGCTCGGTATCCAGAGAGTTATGGAAGTCACTTTCGACCACCTCTTGTCAAG GAAGCAGCGGCCGATCCATCTGAGTTTTGACATTGATGCGATGGACCCGTCTTTGGCCCCGGCCACAGGGACACCAGTAAACGGAGGTCTGACCTACAGAGAAGGAATCTGGATCACAGAGGAGATCCACAACACAG GGTTGTTGTCAGTGATGGACCTTGTTGAGGTCAACCCAGACCTGGGGGCGAGTCGTGAGGCGGTGGAGAGCACAGCTTCCATGGCGGTGGACGTCATCGCATCCGCCCTAGGACAGACCCGTGAGGGAGGTCCCATCACTCAGGATTCGCAAACGCTTAAAGAGGACACGGAACAGCTCCGGCTCTAG